In Ignavibacteriales bacterium, the sequence CCGGCCCAAGAATCAGAGTAATCATCGCACTGAGGGTTGTCGTTATCAATGCACCGATAATACCGGCGATGATTCCCAAAATCAGCGCATCGGATGATTCCATCGGCGGCATTTCATTTGTGAATTCCCGCCTATACAGATACACCGACATCGCACCGCCCACGAGAATTCCGGCGCAACAGCAGCAATTAAGCAGGTTGAGACCCGGAATGCCCGAGATCGCGCCGATGATAAGCCCGCCAAGAAGGGCTGAACGTAGTTTACTGGGTTTTTCGATCATACGTATATACTCCGGAATCTAGTGAATGAATTTTCTTTTTATGCCTATTAATGAGCTGCGAATACGCCTCAATGAGAAGTGGAACAATACACCACGGCATCACGCCGCCAAATAATAAACCGGTTGCTACTCGCGTCATTGTTGTACTGGCATAAAGGCCGGTATCGTTCAGCACCACATCAAGAGCCATAGGAATCAAAACAGCAATGATCATCATCGGTTTTGGCATTTGCATCCTCTTCAGCACACCTGACAATGGCATGAATAGCAATCCTGCAAGGAATCCAAAATAAATTGCACTGCATCGGATGCATACACCGAGCTTTTCTCCTTCAGCATGAAATGAACGCGCATCGCTCTGATGACAGACTCGTAAGAAGACGGAGTATGCAATGTCTGCACTGCCGTTCAAACCGGCATGCTTCAGCACGGGTGCGGCAAAAATTCCCGAACACCAAACCGCAACAAGGACAGTGAAGACGATGTAAATTCTGATTTTGATTGATGTATTCATAATGTTGTGGTGTTATTATCGGAACAAAAGTCCACTTTATCAAGCATCGGTCAAGCTTGCTTTTCCGTCTGGTTTGAGATATATTGAAGCACAATTTTGGAGAAGGCACTATGGTAAAGGCACTCGATCTCAAACGGAATTTTCTCGGTATTGAAAAACAATATTCTGCATTTGAAACCTCAAAAGTCGTCATTTTACCGGCGCCGTATGAACACACCGTGAGCTACGGTACCGGAACGAAGAACGGGCCTGAAGCAATTCTGAAAGCATCACGGCAAGTTGAGTTTTTTGATGAAGAGACAAAACGCGAAATCTACAAGGAACATGGTATTGCAACTCTCCCTCCTCTGGCCTTCGAAAAGAAGACAGATGAATCTGCTTTGCAGCTCATATACGACACCGTGTTTGAAATGGTCGAACGGCAAAAGTTTGTCGTGACATTTGGCGGTGAACATACAATTTCTTCTTCCACGATTGCCGCTCACGCGAAATTGTATCCCGATCTTTCTGTCCTTCAGTTCGATGCACACTCTGATCTCCGTGCCGAGTACTTAGGAAATAAGTACAGCCACGCATCAGTCATGGCGAGAGTGTGTGAATTTCTCGATCCACGCCGGCTGGTGCAGGTCGGCATTCGCGCGCAATGTAAAGAAGAAGCGGAATTTATACGCGATCATGGAATCCATACATTTTATGCGCACGAGATTCGCCGCGGCCATTATACAAGAGTGCTGAAGTACTGGGATGATTTCGTTGTGGAAAAACTTTCTGAGAACGTTTATATCTCATTCGATGTTGATGCATTCGATCCATCCATCATGCCGGCGACAGGAACACCGGAGCCCAACGGATTATTGTGGGATGAAGTGATGCGATGCCTGCGGAAGGTTGCACGTAAAAAGCACATTGTCGGTTTTGACGTTGTTGAACTTGCGCCAATTAAGGGATTGCACTATGCCGATGTGACGGCGGCAAAATTAGTATCAAAGATGCTCAACTACGCGCTGTAATATTGTGGTTTCACATATCTTCAACATTTCTTTCACAGGAAACGATGGAACAGACTTTTGAAAAACTTGAACGCACAAGCGTCCCGGATTTAGATAACATCCTGGGAGTTCCCTTTAACGTGCTGGATGATGGGTTTGTACGCGTCATCGACTATATGGGATCTGATTATTCCATCGTTCAAGCCGCACGCGTCTCGTATGGAAAAGGAACAAAGAAGCTCCGGGAAGATGAAGGGCTCATCCGCTATTTGATACGCCATCATCACACATCACCGCTGGAAATGTGCGAGATCAAACTGCACGTCCGCGTACCAATGGATTGCTGGCGGCAATGGATTCGGCACCGCACAGCAAGCGTTAACGAATACTCAACCCGTTACTCGCTCGCTATCGACGCAGCACAAAATACGACACCGGATGCATGGCGTCTGCAGGCAGCAAGTAACCGGCAAGGAAGCGAAGGATTTCTTGAGCTTGATAAAGGAAAAATATTTTCTGCACGTGAACATGAATTACACGAACTTGCCCGTGCAGTGTACAACGAACGCATCGAAGCCGGACTTGCTCGCGAGCAGGCACGCAAGGATTTACCGCTGAGCACATATACCGAAGCGTATTGGAAAACAAATCTGCACAACCTTCTCCATTTTCTTGCGCTTCGGATGGAAAAGCATGCACAATTAGAAATCCGC encodes:
- a CDS encoding DUF2085 domain-containing protein, whose amino-acid sequence is MNTSIKIRIYIVFTVLVAVWCSGIFAAPVLKHAGLNGSADIAYSVFLRVCHQSDARSFHAEGEKLGVCIRCSAIYFGFLAGLLFMPLSGVLKRMQMPKPMMIIAVLIPMALDVVLNDTGLYASTTMTRVATGLLFGGVMPWCIVPLLIEAYSQLINRHKKKIHSLDSGVYTYDRKTQ
- the speB gene encoding agmatinase yields the protein MVKALDLKRNFLGIEKQYSAFETSKVVILPAPYEHTVSYGTGTKNGPEAILKASRQVEFFDEETKREIYKEHGIATLPPLAFEKKTDESALQLIYDTVFEMVERQKFVVTFGGEHTISSSTIAAHAKLYPDLSVLQFDAHSDLRAEYLGNKYSHASVMARVCEFLDPRRLVQVGIRAQCKEEAEFIRDHGIHTFYAHEIRRGHYTRVLKYWDDFVVEKLSENVYISFDVDAFDPSIMPATGTPEPNGLLWDEVMRCLRKVARKKHIVGFDVVELAPIKGLHYADVTAAKLVSKMLNYAL
- the thyX gene encoding FAD-dependent thymidylate synthase, which produces MEQTFEKLERTSVPDLDNILGVPFNVLDDGFVRVIDYMGSDYSIVQAARVSYGKGTKKLREDEGLIRYLIRHHHTSPLEMCEIKLHVRVPMDCWRQWIRHRTASVNEYSTRYSLAIDAAQNTTPDAWRLQAASNRQGSEGFLELDKGKIFSAREHELHELARAVYNERIEAGLAREQARKDLPLSTYTEAYWKTNLHNLLHFLALRMEKHAQLEIRTYASTIGSEIVSRWCPMVWEAFKDYQFGAMELSKQEIEIIARLQAGDPDGAWALAEKFGFLPPKGEKIKFNLERSEIEQKLALLGIHPPWLEP